The following coding sequences lie in one Jonesia denitrificans DSM 20603 genomic window:
- a CDS encoding response regulator has protein sequence MRVIVADDSRVMRQIVIRTLRQAGYEDWDILEATDGQELYDMTLDNNPDLVLSDWNMPNATGLEALIALRQAGNQVPFGFVTSEGSPEMRAQADQAGALFLIAKPFTAETFQEAIGPVLV, from the coding sequence ATGCGTGTTATTGTTGCTGATGACAGCCGCGTCATGCGTCAGATCGTCATCCGCACCCTGCGCCAAGCGGGCTATGAGGACTGGGACATTCTCGAGGCGACCGATGGTCAGGAACTGTATGACATGACCCTCGACAACAACCCAGATTTGGTACTGTCGGATTGGAACATGCCCAACGCAACAGGCCTTGAAGCGCTCATTGCGTTGCGTCAGGCGGGAAACCAGGTGCCATTTGGTTTTGTCACCTCTGAGGGGTCCCCGGAGATGCGGGCACAAGCTGATCAGGCTGGTGCGCTTTTTCTCATTGCTAAGCCGTTTACCGCAGAAACATTCCAGGAAGCGATAGGTCCGGTGCTCGTATGA
- a CDS encoding chemotaxis protein CheX, with protein sequence MTSTATSVDRVQILSITQDVFAAMLDAGEELAFERFEPVPAFEEPLAAWVDMHAVTDFGEISVRAVVNTSMAAGRDITTGLLMLPAGEEVTREDLVDAFGEIANVVGGNVKSLLDATAKLSLPQVADNAPELADAQFLQDLAIDWREHVLVVTLWLLPTTDK encoded by the coding sequence ATGACCAGCACAGCCACCTCCGTGGACAGAGTTCAGATTCTGTCCATCACCCAGGACGTCTTTGCAGCAATGCTTGACGCGGGTGAGGAACTCGCTTTCGAGCGGTTCGAACCCGTTCCTGCGTTTGAGGAACCCCTTGCCGCATGGGTTGATATGCACGCGGTGACTGACTTTGGTGAGATTAGCGTGCGTGCGGTGGTGAACACATCGATGGCCGCTGGTCGCGACATCACCACGGGTCTGCTCATGCTCCCTGCGGGTGAGGAAGTTACTCGCGAGGATCTGGTTGATGCGTTTGGCGAAATTGCGAACGTGGTAGGGGGCAACGTGAAGTCGCTCCTGGACGCCACGGCGAAACTGTCGTTGCCTCAGGTGGCAGATAACGCTCCTGAGCTTGCTGACGCCCAGTTTCTTCAAGACTTAGCTATTGATTGGCGGGAGCACGTCCTCGTCGTCACTCTGTGGCTACTACCCACAACCGATAAGTGA
- a CDS encoding response regulator, with translation MKALVIDDSRTMRRIVSGVLKNLGFETLEAGDGQEALEVMESESDITLCCIDWNMPVMDGLTYVKEVRARAEWRDVTLMMITTESEHGQIVRALAAGAHEYLIKPFTPEAIVQKLDFLGVLPAKEPA, from the coding sequence ATGAAAGCACTTGTGATCGACGACTCCCGTACGATGCGGCGCATTGTGTCTGGGGTCCTGAAGAACCTCGGGTTCGAAACCCTGGAGGCCGGTGACGGGCAGGAAGCGCTTGAGGTGATGGAGTCCGAATCTGACATTACCCTGTGCTGCATCGACTGGAACATGCCGGTCATGGATGGTCTGACCTACGTGAAGGAAGTGCGAGCCCGCGCCGAGTGGCGTGACGTCACCCTCATGATGATCACCACGGAGTCTGAACACGGACAAATTGTTCGGGCACTTGCTGCCGGCGCTCACGAATACCTCATCAAACCCTTTACCCCTGAGGCGATCGTGCAGAAGCTCGATTTCCTTGGTGTCCTGCCCGCAAAGGAGCCAGCATGA
- a CDS encoding CheR family methyltransferase, which yields MTLTQESFSFVATLVRTKSAINLAPGKEYLVESRLTPIARSHGKTVEQYLAEQRSRLSHSEAERIVEALTTNETSWFRDNQPFTALTDHILPDLKAQRGMLGTLKVWSAACSTGQEPYSIAMVLTDWFTAQSGPKPITEIIATDLNQEVLGKAQRGRYSQLEVNRGLPATHLVRHFERDGAEWALSKDIRSMVRFTRHNLLDHPPMGGPFDVVFLRNVLIYFDVQVKRDVLAKVRKVLKPGGYLILGAAETTVGVDDSWTRVQVGRSSIYQNTVGK from the coding sequence ATGACGCTGACCCAGGAGAGCTTCTCCTTCGTCGCGACGCTCGTGCGCACAAAAAGCGCCATCAACCTTGCCCCAGGCAAGGAATACCTCGTCGAATCGCGACTGACACCCATTGCTCGCTCCCACGGCAAAACCGTGGAACAGTACCTTGCCGAGCAACGCTCACGGCTGTCACACTCTGAAGCCGAACGCATTGTCGAAGCGTTGACCACCAATGAAACGTCGTGGTTCCGTGACAATCAACCGTTCACTGCGCTGACCGACCACATCCTTCCCGACCTTAAAGCTCAACGAGGGATGCTTGGCACACTCAAAGTATGGAGCGCAGCCTGTTCAACGGGGCAGGAACCTTATTCCATTGCCATGGTTCTCACTGACTGGTTCACTGCTCAGTCTGGGCCCAAACCCATCACGGAGATTATCGCCACCGATCTCAACCAGGAAGTTCTAGGAAAAGCCCAACGCGGCCGATACTCCCAATTGGAAGTGAACCGCGGTCTACCAGCAACACACCTGGTACGCCACTTTGAACGGGACGGGGCGGAATGGGCGCTGAGCAAGGACATCCGGTCGATGGTGCGCTTTACCCGCCACAACCTGTTGGACCACCCACCCATGGGTGGACCGTTTGATGTGGTGTTCCTTCGCAATGTGCTCATCTACTTTGATGTCCAGGTGAAACGCGACGTGCTCGCCAAGGTGCGCAAAGTCTTGAAGCCTGGTGGCTACCTCATTTTGGGGGCCGCAGAAACGACCGTCGGCGTCGATGACTCGTGGACCCGAGTCCAAGTAGGGCGCAGCTCGATCTACCAGAACACAGTAGGGAAGTGA
- a CDS encoding chemotaxis response regulator protein-glutamate methylesterase, translating into MSIRVVVIDDSVVIRRLVVQALETDPDIEVVATGANGKLGIARVEQHQPDAITMDIEMPEMNGVDAVRELRKKGSRTPIIMFSTLTERGATATLDALTAGASDYVTKPSNVGSLHESLKVVADQLIPKIKALVPHKATTRTSRGGVTKRPGSPVAPGQLAQATAHASFRQSSVTTRTDEHSHPIRAVVVGSSTGGPEALSTMIKSLSQPLPVPMIITQHMPPVFTRQLAARLDRLTPNTVSEASDRARLAPGHIYIAPGDYHLELSYHDNGVYTRLTQGPPVNFCRPSVDVMFRSAHTVYGPELLSVILTGMGSDGKNGAGDIAQAGGTVIVQDQQTSVVWGMPGATATAGYAHRILPIAEIGPAIQAILARTKAPSTPHKGGAL; encoded by the coding sequence TTGAGCATCAGAGTTGTTGTTATTGACGACTCCGTCGTGATCCGACGGCTGGTTGTCCAAGCCCTCGAAACCGACCCAGACATTGAAGTCGTTGCCACCGGCGCGAACGGAAAACTGGGGATCGCCCGCGTGGAACAACACCAGCCCGACGCCATCACCATGGACATTGAGATGCCCGAAATGAATGGTGTCGATGCGGTGCGTGAGTTGCGCAAGAAGGGGAGCCGTACCCCCATCATCATGTTCTCTACGCTGACGGAACGTGGTGCCACGGCCACCCTTGATGCGTTAACCGCTGGTGCCTCTGACTATGTGACAAAGCCTTCCAACGTTGGCTCGCTCCATGAATCACTCAAGGTTGTCGCCGACCAGCTCATCCCCAAAATCAAGGCGCTCGTCCCTCACAAAGCCACCACCCGCACGAGCCGTGGTGGCGTCACGAAACGCCCTGGTTCACCAGTTGCGCCGGGGCAACTGGCGCAAGCAACCGCTCACGCGAGCTTCCGCCAATCCTCGGTGACCACTCGCACCGACGAACACTCTCACCCTATCCGGGCTGTGGTTGTGGGGTCCTCCACCGGTGGCCCAGAAGCGCTATCTACCATGATCAAATCACTGAGCCAGCCACTGCCAGTGCCAATGATCATCACCCAACACATGCCGCCTGTGTTCACGCGGCAGCTTGCCGCACGACTAGATCGCCTCACCCCGAACACGGTCAGTGAAGCATCCGACCGTGCCCGACTTGCCCCGGGGCACATTTACATCGCTCCGGGTGACTACCACCTTGAACTGTCCTACCACGACAACGGGGTGTACACCCGGCTCACCCAAGGCCCTCCGGTGAACTTCTGCCGCCCCTCTGTGGACGTGATGTTCCGCTCCGCTCACACCGTGTATGGACCCGAGCTCCTCTCTGTCATCCTCACCGGAATGGGCTCAGACGGAAAAAATGGGGCTGGTGACATCGCCCAAGCAGGCGGAACCGTCATCGTTCAGGATCAACAGACATCAGTGGTCTGGGGGATGCCCGGCGCAACCGCGACCGCCGGATATGCACACCGCATTCTCCCGATCGCTGAGATTGGGCCCGCGATCCAGGCGATCCTCGCCCGGACAAAGGCGCCCAGCACACCACACAAAGGGGGAGCACTATGA
- a CDS encoding chemotaxis protein CheW has translation MSTQYVTFRIADALYGLEVLRIEETLGHHARTPVPLAPQGIAGLVNLRGQVVMTVDLRPKLGLEPLSQDTESMMIVVDTHGESVSLLVDEVGEVLTLEQEDFETPPDTLDPHIRELITGAFKLDTGLLLTLDVDRALAAA, from the coding sequence ATGTCCACCCAATACGTCACATTCCGCATTGCCGATGCGCTCTACGGACTTGAAGTACTCCGCATCGAAGAAACCCTCGGTCACCATGCACGCACTCCTGTTCCTCTAGCACCACAAGGGATCGCCGGGCTCGTCAACCTGCGTGGACAAGTTGTCATGACCGTGGACCTGCGCCCCAAACTTGGGTTGGAGCCCCTGTCTCAAGACACTGAGTCCATGATGATCGTTGTGGACACTCACGGAGAATCAGTGTCCCTGCTGGTCGACGAAGTCGGTGAAGTCCTCACCCTTGAACAAGAAGACTTCGAAACACCCCCTGACACCCTAGACCCGCACATCCGTGAACTCATCACCGGGGCGTTCAAGCTTGACACTGGGCTCCTGCTCACCCTGGACGTGGATCGCGCTTTAGCAGCCGCGTAA
- a CDS encoding chemotaxis protein CheA: MDEIVREFLIESNENLDQLDQDLVALESEPGSRELLSSVFRTIHTIKGTSGFLALSNLEAVAHVGENLLVELRDGKRDMDKQTADVLLMMVDTIRALLTQLEETGTEAGLDTTDTVAAIQATLDNKPLPGAAPATPEADNTDADSPTPTDAVDLSADTIPATDSASPTPDPTPVIATEPPAAPTPEPAPASVVAHAQDGPVTLTDPTPQATGIVTRQTAASPETAPATPTLTERRVTSDSSIRVDVDLLDELMRQVGELVLVRNQISQLAGFDSGDLLRSSQRLSLIASELQEGVMKTRMQPIEHIWSKMPRVVRDLAAACKRDVRLDMVGGDTELDRSLLESVKDPLTHLVRNAIDHGIEAPERRVEVGKPRTGALTLRAYHASGQVMVEVIDDGAGIDPEKVAAKAVERGLKTAEQLDQMTPSEIQNLVFLAGFSTAAHVTNVSGRGVGMDVVRSNIEAIGGAVEVESEVGRGTTWRLRIPLTLAIMPALTVQSGNEIYAIPQVNLQELVALDTEKTKSAIEHIGSAEVYRLRGALLPLVRLSRVLGKTDDNEGTAVIAVLQADNQRFGLVVDKVMNNEEIVVKPLATALKNIGIYAGATLMGDGAVALILDIQAITRRSLNAEGADVLGARIIEEATTTSSDTTEYLVVSIGEARRVAIPLDAVTRLEQISPDRIESVAGREVMQYRDSIVPVLRLGRYLGVYSDGAAEEIQLVIFTHDNRTVAIHVEEILEILNDTGAVRSEVADAGLLGSLVLSGRVTELLDLPSALTAADPQFYDAPSTHEHQLAGV; encoded by the coding sequence ATGGATGAGATTGTCCGGGAATTCCTGATCGAGAGCAACGAAAACCTCGATCAACTGGATCAAGATCTCGTAGCACTCGAAAGTGAACCAGGATCACGTGAGCTGCTGAGCTCCGTGTTCCGGACCATTCACACCATCAAAGGGACAAGTGGCTTCCTCGCCCTGTCAAACCTCGAAGCAGTCGCACACGTTGGCGAGAACCTCCTCGTCGAACTACGTGACGGCAAACGAGACATGGACAAGCAAACCGCTGACGTCCTCCTCATGATGGTCGACACCATTCGGGCACTGCTCACTCAACTTGAAGAGACAGGCACCGAAGCCGGCCTCGACACGACCGACACGGTTGCCGCCATCCAAGCAACCCTCGACAACAAGCCACTGCCAGGAGCCGCCCCCGCGACCCCAGAAGCAGACAACACTGACGCCGACAGCCCCACCCCCACGGACGCAGTCGATCTCAGTGCGGACACCATCCCGGCAACGGACAGTGCTTCCCCCACCCCGGACCCCACCCCCGTGATCGCCACCGAACCGCCCGCTGCACCCACCCCGGAACCAGCTCCCGCATCGGTTGTCGCACACGCGCAGGATGGACCGGTTACTCTCACCGACCCCACACCCCAGGCGACGGGCATCGTGACACGACAAACAGCAGCCAGCCCAGAAACGGCACCGGCCACCCCCACCCTCACCGAACGGCGAGTCACCTCAGACTCCTCCATCCGCGTGGACGTTGATCTCCTCGATGAACTCATGCGGCAAGTGGGAGAGCTCGTCCTGGTCCGCAACCAAATTTCTCAGCTCGCCGGATTCGACTCCGGTGACCTCCTGCGCTCCTCTCAACGGTTGTCACTTATCGCTTCGGAACTGCAAGAAGGGGTTATGAAAACCCGGATGCAGCCCATTGAGCACATCTGGTCCAAGATGCCTCGCGTTGTCCGCGACCTCGCAGCCGCCTGCAAACGAGACGTCCGACTCGACATGGTCGGTGGAGATACCGAACTTGACCGGTCTCTACTCGAATCAGTCAAAGATCCGCTCACCCACCTCGTGCGTAACGCTATCGACCACGGAATCGAAGCACCAGAACGACGTGTTGAGGTAGGAAAACCACGCACCGGTGCCCTCACCTTGCGCGCCTACCACGCATCTGGTCAGGTCATGGTCGAAGTCATCGATGACGGTGCCGGAATCGATCCGGAAAAAGTTGCGGCCAAAGCAGTCGAACGGGGACTGAAAACCGCCGAACAACTCGACCAAATGACACCCAGCGAAATCCAGAACCTCGTGTTCCTCGCCGGGTTCTCCACCGCCGCACACGTCACCAACGTCTCCGGGCGTGGTGTCGGTATGGACGTTGTTCGCTCCAATATTGAAGCAATCGGCGGAGCAGTTGAAGTTGAGTCAGAAGTAGGACGCGGCACCACCTGGCGTCTTCGCATCCCTCTGACACTGGCCATTATGCCGGCGCTCACCGTGCAATCAGGCAACGAAATCTATGCGATCCCTCAAGTGAACCTCCAAGAACTCGTTGCGCTCGACACGGAAAAAACGAAATCCGCGATCGAGCACATCGGGTCCGCTGAGGTGTACCGACTTCGTGGGGCACTACTTCCACTGGTTCGCCTCTCACGCGTCCTTGGGAAAACGGACGACAACGAAGGAACCGCCGTCATCGCTGTGCTCCAAGCCGACAACCAACGTTTTGGTCTCGTCGTAGACAAGGTCATGAACAACGAAGAAATCGTTGTAAAACCACTGGCCACGGCGCTGAAGAACATTGGAATCTATGCTGGTGCAACCCTCATGGGTGACGGAGCAGTGGCGCTCATCCTCGACATCCAGGCGATTACTCGACGTTCTTTGAACGCAGAAGGCGCAGACGTCCTTGGTGCACGCATCATTGAGGAAGCAACCACCACCTCAAGCGACACCACCGAGTACCTTGTTGTGTCAATCGGTGAAGCAAGACGGGTCGCCATCCCGCTCGACGCGGTCACCCGACTCGAACAGATCAGCCCCGACCGTATCGAATCTGTGGCTGGACGCGAAGTCATGCAATACCGTGACTCCATTGTTCCAGTCCTACGGCTCGGCCGGTACCTGGGGGTGTACTCCGACGGTGCTGCTGAAGAAATCCAACTGGTTATCTTCACTCACGACAACCGCACCGTTGCCATCCACGTCGAAGAGATCCTCGAAATTCTCAACGACACTGGTGCCGTCCGCTCTGAAGTGGCTGACGCAGGACTCCTGGGGTCCCTCGTCCTGTCAGGACGAGTCACTGAACTCCTTGATCTGCCCTCAGCGCTCACCGCAGCGGACCCACAGTTCTACGATGCCCCATCCACCCACGAGCACCAGTTGGCAGGTGTCTGA
- the csrA gene encoding carbon storage regulator CsrA, which translates to MLVLSRRVGEKLLIGDDIVITVIDTRGDGVRLGIEAPRSTSIHRAEVVEAVTASNESAAVSAAQADDARDKLLQALGTPPPTPRPQAGEGHN; encoded by the coding sequence ATGCTGGTTTTGAGTCGACGCGTCGGAGAGAAACTCCTCATCGGTGATGACATTGTCATCACCGTCATTGACACACGTGGCGACGGCGTCCGGTTAGGGATCGAAGCCCCCCGTTCCACCAGCATCCACCGGGCAGAAGTCGTCGAAGCGGTCACCGCATCCAACGAGTCCGCAGCCGTCAGCGCAGCGCAAGCAGATGACGCACGCGACAAACTTCTCCAGGCCCTAGGAACCCCACCGCCCACGCCGCGCCCCCAGGCGGGTGAAGGCCACAACTGA
- the flhA gene encoding flagellar biosynthesis protein FlhA: protein MKSRDFAKFAVPLGVVGIIMLLVVPIPAPLLDFLIVTNITVGLVILLTAMYVKKPLDFSVFPSLLLIATLFRLGLNVASTRLVLRDGYAGEVIDAFGHFVVGSSLVIGLVIFLILVVIQFVVITNGSGRVSEVAARFTLDAMPGKQMAIDADLNAGLITDEQARVRRKEIAAEADFYGAMDGASKFVKGDAIAGIVITLINLIGGIIIGIAQRGLSAGEAVETYSLLTIGDGLVTQIPALLMSVSTGIIVTRSTAEGDLSSATSGQLSQSRPALMITGIAAIALGILPGMPKLPFFVIGALLLIAAQQVKNKERKDKEAALLEEIQAQSQGGPAQDTPEKLIEDMRVPTLEIQLATDLVDLVNSSRDDDLLARIRGLRRKIAFDLGIVVPPVRTRDSVELPPSHYVLKVSGVEVARGELPQGRVLALGDELDSLPGDTVVEPVFGLTGKWVPEQMRFAAEMAGATVIDRVSVLITHMSALISQNASRLLSREDVRLLTEGVKAINPSVVEELTPGSMSLGEIQRVLQGLLTEQVPIRDLGRIYEALSLKAKATTNPEVLIETARLAISPSITARYVRDGILRVITIDPVFEQALLEGLRTSDEGSQILLEQRRLDAFLRSYTTARTQGEASGAQVVLVCAPSIRPALYHLVTLQHAEAAVMSYPEVTGSGIRIETVGVVRDVDAIAA, encoded by the coding sequence ATGAAGAGCCGTGATTTCGCGAAGTTCGCAGTTCCCCTCGGGGTGGTGGGCATCATCATGTTGTTGGTTGTGCCCATTCCGGCACCACTGCTTGACTTCCTCATTGTCACGAACATTACGGTGGGGTTGGTCATTTTGCTGACCGCCATGTACGTGAAGAAACCCCTCGATTTTTCGGTGTTTCCGTCGCTGCTGCTCATCGCAACCCTGTTCCGGTTGGGGCTCAATGTTGCGTCCACTCGACTGGTGCTGCGTGATGGGTATGCCGGGGAAGTCATCGATGCTTTTGGGCACTTTGTCGTGGGGTCCTCACTGGTCATCGGGTTAGTGATTTTCTTAATCCTTGTCGTCATCCAGTTTGTGGTGATTACCAACGGGTCAGGGCGTGTCTCGGAGGTTGCTGCCCGCTTCACCTTGGACGCAATGCCCGGTAAGCAGATGGCCATTGACGCGGACTTGAACGCGGGGCTCATTACTGACGAACAAGCCCGGGTCCGACGGAAAGAAATCGCTGCTGAAGCTGATTTTTACGGGGCAATGGATGGTGCTTCAAAGTTTGTGAAAGGTGACGCGATCGCCGGGATTGTGATCACGCTGATCAACCTCATCGGTGGGATCATCATCGGAATAGCTCAACGTGGCTTGTCTGCCGGAGAAGCAGTCGAGACCTACTCACTACTGACCATTGGTGATGGTCTTGTCACCCAAATTCCTGCGCTACTGATGTCGGTATCCACCGGTATTATCGTCACCCGCTCCACGGCAGAAGGTGACTTGTCCTCAGCAACATCAGGGCAGTTATCACAATCCCGTCCTGCTTTGATGATTACCGGGATCGCTGCCATTGCGTTGGGTATTCTACCGGGCATGCCTAAGCTCCCTTTCTTCGTCATTGGGGCACTCCTGCTTATCGCGGCACAGCAAGTGAAAAATAAAGAACGCAAAGACAAAGAAGCCGCACTGTTGGAAGAAATTCAGGCGCAGTCGCAAGGCGGACCAGCTCAAGACACCCCGGAAAAACTCATTGAAGACATGCGGGTGCCTACCTTAGAGATCCAGCTGGCAACTGACCTTGTGGACCTCGTGAACTCCTCACGTGACGACGACCTCCTGGCCCGAATCCGCGGGCTGCGGCGTAAAATCGCATTCGACCTGGGGATCGTTGTGCCCCCGGTACGTACCCGTGACTCCGTCGAACTACCGCCCTCGCACTATGTGTTGAAAGTGTCCGGGGTGGAAGTTGCCCGCGGTGAGCTTCCCCAGGGGAGAGTCCTTGCGTTAGGTGACGAACTTGACTCGCTTCCCGGTGACACCGTGGTCGAACCCGTCTTTGGTCTGACCGGGAAATGGGTGCCAGAACAAATGCGCTTCGCTGCCGAAATGGCTGGCGCAACCGTGATCGACCGGGTGTCTGTCTTGATCACGCACATGTCAGCCCTGATTTCACAAAACGCATCGCGGTTGCTTTCCCGTGAAGACGTGCGCCTCCTTACTGAAGGCGTCAAAGCGATTAACCCATCAGTTGTTGAAGAACTCACCCCCGGGTCCATGTCTCTGGGTGAAATACAACGAGTCCTGCAAGGACTCCTGACCGAGCAAGTCCCCATCCGCGACCTGGGTCGCATTTACGAGGCGCTCTCTCTCAAAGCAAAAGCCACCACAAACCCTGAAGTGCTCATCGAAACTGCACGCCTCGCAATTTCGCCGTCCATCACAGCACGCTACGTGCGTGATGGGATTTTGCGGGTCATCACCATCGACCCGGTCTTTGAACAAGCACTCCTTGAAGGACTACGCACCTCAGATGAAGGATCACAAATCCTCCTTGAACAGCGCCGCCTTGACGCATTTCTGCGGTCCTACACCACCGCACGCACCCAAGGTGAAGCATCTGGCGCACAAGTGGTCCTCGTCTGCGCGCCCTCCATCCGTCCCGCGTTGTACCACCTGGTGACGTTGCAGCATGCTGAAGCGGCCGTGATGTCCTACCCTGAGGTCACAGGATCGGGAATCCGCATCGAAACAGTAGGGGTGGTCAGAGATGTCGACGCCATTGCAGCGTGA
- a CDS encoding flagellar biosynthesis protein FlhB yields the protein MSDDQSQERTEEATPKRMKDVRKDGSLQKSQDLSAWAGIGAGTAVLPFVFGNVEKHIEDVLMNISTIASTPDPLLVVPMLGDALAGILPALAPLLAVVFIAAILANGVGGYYIATKKLKPTFKQFNLIKGMKQKFGMQALWQGVKALLKTVVIGAVLYLLIQGMIPVIQQSGALTMRAVLGYASEKFMQLMWTAVAAGIALAILDVVVVMKRNRKKTKMTKKEIKDENKNTEGDPLLKGAIRSRQLAMSRNRMIASVADADVVVVNPTHVAVALTYVAGEGAPKLVAKGKNLVAQRIREEAEAHDVPLVRDIPLARALNAHCEIGHPIPPALFTAVAQVLAFVMLLRQRGAAMATVKTMPAPTDVPLDMYDPRSDTDEEP from the coding sequence GTGAGCGATGACCAGTCCCAGGAACGGACTGAGGAAGCCACCCCGAAGCGGATGAAGGACGTCCGCAAGGATGGCAGTTTGCAAAAGTCCCAAGACTTGTCTGCCTGGGCGGGTATCGGGGCAGGAACCGCAGTGTTGCCATTTGTTTTTGGCAATGTGGAAAAGCACATCGAAGACGTGCTGATGAATATTTCTACGATTGCGTCAACACCGGACCCGTTGCTGGTCGTTCCCATGTTAGGCGATGCGCTTGCTGGTATTCTTCCGGCGTTAGCGCCACTGCTTGCCGTGGTGTTTATTGCGGCAATTTTGGCAAACGGTGTCGGTGGCTATTACATTGCGACGAAAAAACTGAAACCAACGTTCAAACAGTTCAACCTTATCAAGGGGATGAAGCAAAAGTTTGGGATGCAGGCACTGTGGCAAGGTGTGAAAGCTCTCCTGAAAACAGTGGTGATCGGTGCGGTGTTGTACCTGCTCATCCAGGGGATGATCCCGGTCATTCAACAATCTGGTGCTCTGACGATGCGTGCCGTTTTGGGGTATGCGTCGGAGAAGTTTATGCAACTGATGTGGACAGCAGTTGCTGCTGGTATTGCGTTAGCGATTCTCGACGTTGTTGTGGTCATGAAACGTAACCGCAAGAAAACCAAAATGACAAAAAAAGAAATCAAAGACGAGAACAAAAACACTGAAGGCGACCCCCTGTTGAAAGGTGCGATCCGGTCACGCCAGCTAGCGATGTCCCGCAACCGCATGATCGCTTCAGTTGCGGACGCCGATGTGGTGGTGGTCAACCCGACGCACGTGGCAGTGGCGTTAACCTACGTGGCGGGGGAGGGCGCACCCAAACTGGTCGCGAAGGGTAAGAACCTGGTTGCTCAACGGATCCGTGAGGAAGCAGAAGCCCACGACGTTCCTCTAGTGCGTGACATCCCCCTCGCGCGTGCGCTGAACGCACACTGCGAGATTGGCCACCCGATCCCCCCTGCACTTTTTACTGCGGTCGCTCAAGTCCTCGCGTTCGTCATGTTGCTGCGCCAGCGGGGTGCGGCCATGGCCACGGTGAAAACGATGCCCGCCCCCACAGACGTCCCCCTCGACATGTATGACCCTAGGAGTGACACCGATGAAGAGCCGTGA